In the Nitratiruptor sp. YY09-18 genome, CGATAATGGCTATACAAAAGAAGAGATGAAGATGGTCAACGAGACCAAAAAGATTATGCACAAAAATATAGAAGTCTCAGCCACATGTGTGCGCGTACCAGTACTGCGCGGTCATAGTGAGGCAGTAACTGTATGGTTTGAAAAAGATATTACTCCAGAAGCTGCCAGAGAGGCTCTTTATAATGGCAAAAATATTGTTGTAATGGATGAACCACAAAAGAGCGTCTACCCTATGCCAATTACTGTGGTAGAAAAAAATGAGACATTTGTAGGTAGAATTCGCAAAGATATCTATCGCGATAATGTACTTCATATGTGGGTAGTAGCTGATAACCTCAGAGTAGGTGCAGCGACAAACGCAGTGAGAATTGCGCTCAAATGGATTGAGATGGAGGGGGAATGAGATTTTTAGAAAATCTTTTTGAAGGGACTTTATGGCAAGGTCGCCTCTTTATTGTCCTCGCAGTTATCTTTGGGATGATTGGGGCAATCGTTCTTTTTATCGTAGCAAGTATAGACATCTATAATGTAGCAAAGTTTACTTACCAAAGTATTGTGAGTCACCACCATCCAGAGCACTTCCATGAAAAGATCGTGGGAGATATAATCGGAGCGGTAGACCTCTATCTCATTGCTGTGGTGATGCTGCTCTTTAGCTTTGGTCTCTACGAGCTCTTCATCTCCAAAATCGATATTGCAGAGCGCAGCGAAAGCTCTAAAATCTTGGAGATACACAATCTCGATCAGCTCAAAGATAAGCTTGCAAAAGTGATCATCATGGTCTTGATGGTAAGCTTTTTCAAAAGA is a window encoding:
- a CDS encoding YqhA family protein, translating into MRFLENLFEGTLWQGRLFIVLAVIFGMIGAIVLFIVASIDIYNVAKFTYQSIVSHHHPEHFHEKIVGDIIGAVDLYLIAVVMLLFSFGLYELFISKIDIAERSESSKILEIHNLDQLKDKLAKVIIMVLMVSFFKRVINMNYQGPLEMLYFASSILALAVALYFMHKDADKH